The following coding sequences lie in one Isoptericola variabilis 225 genomic window:
- a CDS encoding HU family DNA-binding protein produces MSLNKSELVSAIAAKSGLSKADAESALNAFQEVLIESLGKGEAVKVTGLLSVERVERAARTGRNPRTGEEISIPAGHGVKISAGSLLKKAVAAK; encoded by the coding sequence ATGTCGCTGAACAAGTCCGAGCTCGTCTCGGCCATCGCTGCCAAGTCCGGCCTCAGCAAGGCGGACGCGGAGAGCGCCCTCAACGCGTTCCAGGAGGTCCTGATCGAGTCCCTCGGCAAGGGCGAGGCGGTCAAGGTCACGGGCCTGCTGTCCGTCGAGCGTGTCGAGCGTGCCGCCCGCACGGGTCGCAACCCGCGCACGGGCGAGGAGATCTCGATCCCGGCCGGTCACGGCGTCAAGATCAGCGCGGGCTCGCTCCTCAAGAAGGCCGTCGCCGCCAAGTGA
- a CDS encoding CPBP family intramembrane glutamic endopeptidase yields MPDVDASPTATPPLTRAQRRRIGAEVWIVLGLSLGQSAVYSLVNIAARLTAGTPLAEQTATLNASRSERPLLDLTYQLLGIGFALVPVALALFLLSGRGRGALAALGVDRARPGRDVAWGVALAAAIGIPGLAFYALGRVLGITVSVQASALNEHWWTVPVLILAALKNGVLEEVIAVGYLYERTRELGWDRLRFVVASSLLRGTYHLYQGIGPFLGNVVMGLLFSWFYTSRWGRRRVVPLVVAHTLLDVVAFVGYALVPAEWRASLGIT; encoded by the coding sequence GTGCCCGACGTCGACGCCTCGCCCACCGCCACACCCCCGCTCACGCGCGCGCAGCGCCGCCGCATCGGCGCGGAGGTCTGGATCGTCCTCGGCCTGAGCCTGGGCCAGTCGGCGGTGTACTCGCTCGTGAACATCGCGGCGCGGCTGACCGCCGGCACGCCGCTGGCGGAGCAGACCGCGACCCTCAACGCGAGCCGCTCCGAGCGCCCGCTGCTCGACCTCACGTACCAGCTGCTCGGCATCGGCTTCGCTCTCGTGCCCGTCGCGCTCGCGCTCTTCCTGCTCAGCGGCCGGGGTCGCGGCGCGCTCGCCGCGCTCGGCGTCGACCGCGCCCGCCCCGGCCGCGACGTCGCGTGGGGCGTGGCGCTCGCCGCGGCGATCGGCATCCCCGGGCTGGCGTTCTACGCGCTCGGGCGGGTGCTCGGCATCACGGTGTCGGTCCAGGCCAGCGCGCTGAACGAGCACTGGTGGACCGTGCCCGTGCTGATCCTCGCCGCGCTGAAGAACGGCGTGCTCGAGGAGGTGATCGCCGTCGGGTACCTGTACGAGCGCACGCGCGAGCTCGGCTGGGACCGCCTGCGGTTCGTCGTCGCGAGCTCGCTCCTGCGCGGGACGTACCACCTCTACCAGGGCATCGGACCGTTCCTCGGCAACGTCGTCATGGGCCTGCTCTTCTCGTGGTTCTACACGTCCCGCTGGGGACGACGGCGGGTCGTGCCGCTCGTCGTCGCGCACACGCTGCTCGACGTCGTCGCGTTCGTCGGGTACGCGCTCGTGCCCGCCGAGTGGCGCGCGTCGCTCGGCATCACCTGA
- a CDS encoding ABC transporter ATP-binding protein codes for MTPDLAVDVDCVTRRFGAVVALDDVSLTVRPGELVGLLGPNGAGKSTLLSLVSGLRRPDSGTVRLLGGDPRDARSRTGLGITPQETGLPATLRVREVVDFVAGHFPDPVPTGDLLEQFGLTEQARRQTGALSGGQRRRLAVALALVGRPRVLLLDEPTTGLDVGARHALWEAVRAYHADGGTVLLTSHYLEEVQALAQRVVVIDRGVVRADDALDAVLRRVSLRRVVLTAPDDLSAWTGVVRAERPANDAADPARQTLLTSDADALVRDLVLGGIDFRDLEIRGASLDEAFAEMVAVR; via the coding sequence ATGACCCCGGACCTCGCGGTCGACGTCGACTGCGTCACGCGTCGCTTCGGCGCCGTCGTCGCGCTCGACGACGTCTCGCTCACCGTCCGCCCGGGCGAGCTCGTGGGCCTGCTCGGGCCGAACGGCGCCGGCAAGTCCACCCTGCTGTCGCTCGTGAGCGGGCTGCGACGGCCGGACTCCGGCACCGTGCGCCTGCTCGGCGGGGACCCCCGCGACGCGCGCAGCCGCACCGGCCTCGGCATCACGCCCCAGGAGACGGGGCTGCCCGCGACGCTGCGCGTGCGCGAGGTCGTCGACTTCGTCGCCGGGCACTTCCCGGACCCCGTGCCGACGGGCGACCTGCTCGAGCAGTTCGGCCTCACGGAGCAGGCCCGGCGGCAGACCGGTGCGCTCTCGGGCGGGCAGAGGCGGCGCCTCGCCGTCGCCCTCGCGCTCGTCGGACGCCCGCGCGTCCTGCTCCTCGACGAGCCCACCACCGGGCTCGACGTCGGAGCGCGCCACGCGCTGTGGGAGGCGGTCCGGGCGTACCACGCCGACGGCGGCACGGTGCTGCTCACGAGCCACTACCTCGAGGAGGTGCAGGCCCTCGCGCAGCGCGTCGTCGTCATCGACCGCGGCGTGGTGCGCGCCGACGACGCGCTCGACGCCGTCCTGCGCCGGGTCTCCCTGCGCCGCGTGGTGCTCACCGCACCCGACGACCTCTCCGCGTGGACCGGCGTCGTGCGCGCCGAGCGCCCGGCGAACGACGCCGCGGACCCGGCCCGCCAGACGCTGCTCACGTCGGACGCCGACGCGCTGGTGCGCGACCTCGTGCTCGGCGGCATCGACTTCCGCGACCTCGAGATCCGCGGCGCGAGCCTCGACGAGGCGTTCGCCGAGATGGTGGCCGTCCGATGA
- a CDS encoding transcriptional regulator yields MPEDVLDPVIHATARLRVVATLAALAEGDELSFPKLQKVLDMTAGNLSTHLRKLEDAGYVRVTKTHVGRTPATYLALTPRGRQAFEEYTAALTSLLRGAAS; encoded by the coding sequence GTGCCTGAGGACGTCCTCGACCCCGTCATCCACGCGACGGCACGGCTGCGCGTCGTCGCGACCCTCGCCGCGCTCGCCGAGGGCGACGAGCTGTCCTTCCCCAAGCTCCAGAAGGTGCTGGACATGACCGCCGGCAACCTGTCGACCCACCTGCGCAAGCTCGAGGACGCCGGGTACGTCCGCGTGACCAAGACGCACGTGGGCCGCACGCCGGCCACGTACCTCGCCCTGACCCCCCGCGGCCGGCAGGCGTTCGAGGAGTACACGGCCGCTCTCACGTCGCTCCTGAGAGGAGCCGCATCATGA
- a CDS encoding ABC transporter ATP-binding protein: MTVSPAGPVARIDDLAVSFATDAGPVRAVDGVSLEVAPGEVLAIVGESGSGKTVTAKTILGLLPETATTSGAVLLSGRDGETDVVSVSGARLREVRGRDVAMVFQEPSTALNPVFTVGWQIAEGLRAHGTVSKRQARERAIEVLRTVGIPDPEHRVDHYPHQFSGGQKQRIVIAMALVLNPGLIVADEPTTALDVTVQAEILDLLRRLRDETGTAIVLITHNMGVVADLADRVAVMYQGRLVEQAPVAELFANPQADYTRALLKSVPRVGEGTARAAARAAARPDGWAESEPVVRAEHLTITYPGRFRRPAFTAVDDVSLTIRPGEVLGLVGESGSGKTTIARAIAGLTPVTGGSLRVLGTEMRGARGRDLAGMRPRLGFVFQDPATSFNPLLTIAECVAEPLVVHGRAASPEAARGRVDELLEAVQLPRSYGDRFPHELSGGQRQRASLARALALDPELLVADEPTSALDVSVQARVLELFAELQRELGFACLFVSHDLAVVDLLADRIAVLYRGRLVEEGTGVEVLGAPREEYTRRLLASLPVPDPVAQAERREALRALTT, encoded by the coding sequence GTGACCGTCAGCCCCGCGGGCCCGGTGGCCCGCATCGACGACCTCGCGGTCTCGTTCGCGACCGACGCCGGCCCGGTGCGCGCCGTCGACGGCGTGAGCCTCGAGGTGGCACCCGGGGAGGTGCTCGCCATCGTCGGCGAGTCCGGCTCGGGCAAGACGGTCACGGCCAAGACGATCCTCGGCCTGCTGCCGGAGACCGCGACGACGAGCGGGGCCGTCCTGCTCTCCGGCCGTGACGGCGAGACCGACGTCGTGTCCGTCTCCGGTGCGCGCCTGCGCGAGGTGCGGGGCCGCGACGTGGCGATGGTGTTCCAGGAGCCGTCGACCGCCCTCAACCCGGTCTTCACGGTCGGCTGGCAGATCGCCGAGGGCCTCCGGGCGCACGGGACCGTCTCCAAGAGGCAGGCGCGCGAGCGCGCGATCGAGGTGCTGCGGACCGTCGGCATCCCGGACCCGGAGCACCGGGTCGACCACTACCCGCACCAGTTCTCGGGCGGTCAGAAGCAGCGCATCGTCATCGCCATGGCGCTGGTGCTCAACCCGGGACTCATCGTCGCGGACGAGCCGACGACCGCGCTCGACGTCACCGTGCAGGCCGAGATCCTCGACCTCCTGCGCCGGCTGCGCGACGAGACCGGCACGGCGATCGTGCTCATCACGCACAACATGGGCGTCGTCGCCGACCTCGCCGACCGCGTCGCGGTCATGTACCAGGGCCGGCTCGTCGAGCAGGCGCCCGTCGCCGAGCTCTTCGCGAACCCGCAGGCCGACTACACGCGCGCGCTCCTCAAGTCCGTGCCGCGCGTGGGGGAGGGCACGGCGCGCGCCGCGGCCCGCGCGGCCGCACGTCCGGACGGCTGGGCGGAGTCCGAGCCCGTCGTGCGGGCCGAGCACCTGACGATCACCTACCCGGGGCGCTTCCGGCGGCCGGCGTTCACCGCGGTCGACGACGTGTCGCTGACCATCAGGCCCGGCGAGGTGCTCGGCCTCGTGGGCGAGTCGGGCTCGGGCAAGACGACGATCGCCCGCGCGATCGCCGGGCTGACGCCGGTGACGGGCGGGTCGCTGCGCGTCCTCGGCACCGAGATGCGCGGGGCCCGCGGACGCGACCTCGCCGGCATGCGCCCGCGGCTCGGCTTCGTCTTCCAGGACCCCGCGACGTCGTTCAACCCGCTGCTGACGATCGCGGAGTGCGTCGCCGAGCCGCTCGTCGTGCACGGGCGTGCGGCGTCGCCCGAGGCGGCGCGCGGCCGGGTCGACGAGCTGCTCGAGGCCGTCCAGCTGCCGCGCTCCTACGGCGACCGCTTCCCCCACGAGCTCTCGGGCGGCCAGCGCCAGCGCGCGTCCCTCGCGCGGGCGCTCGCGCTCGACCCCGAGCTGCTCGTGGCCGACGAGCCGACGTCGGCGCTCGACGTGTCGGTGCAGGCCCGCGTGCTCGAGCTCTTCGCCGAGCTGCAGCGCGAGCTCGGGTTCGCGTGCCTCTTCGTGTCGCACGACCTGGCCGTGGTCGACCTGCTCGCCGACAGGATCGCGGTGCTCTACCGCGGCCGGCTCGTCGAGGAGGGGACCGGCGTCGAGGTGCTCGGCGCGCCGCGCGAGGAGTACACCCGTCGGCTGCTCGCGTCCCTGCCCGTGCCCGACCCGGTGGCCCAGGCCGAGCGGCGCGAGGCGCTCCGCGCCCTGACGACGTAG
- a CDS encoding lysylphosphatidylglycerol synthase transmembrane domain-containing protein has translation MSGASAAGPVRDPAHDPAPPTGPLQALLAGDAAAQEESAALVRVVDTPESRVRHPSDLLGMVVSAVGVTLVLVLSVVAHATTEGVTQDVQGFNTLLGRILFVPVQLLEGLVVLFVPAAVLIELGVRRLGRQVVESICAAALGLLLGIVAGVLVVRLGSDELVRGLSVWRDGGWRLTIPGYVAAIAGLLTTAGPRTRRRTVRWSWNVLYLALFIVLITGQVALPGILVALLLGRLAGQAVQYVSGVRSERAYGADLVAAVRRAGFRPTALVRVRDVSAAAQPEPLDDAVTSYDADGEVAGRTTLGSLRAPTAPPLGPAPDAAPADPAAVALTRAGDNRVYAMFDDDGVRRDVVVLDGDRQVMGAVQRVWRALRLRGFEGRAAISLKAAAERTALLSYAAAAAGVRTPRLLGIGVADDSVVLVQEHARGAVSLRDLPDDELQGPRGDAVLAQAWEQLRRAHAAGVTHHALTPDVVLVSRDGRGDPHVWLTGWEQGEIASGALSRRMDLTQMLALLALRVGPRRAIASAVRALPDEDIAAIGPLLQSIALPTATRVEVRRDRGLLDELRAALVERLPQADVQPQNITRFGARTVVMVTLTIVAIAVVVTTMNFEEIAEAVSTANPWWVGIAFALGAITWLGAALTFVAFSPERLPLWRATLTQMAGSFVALAAPAGIGPAALNLRMLTRRGVTTPMAVATVGLVQVSQFVVTVLLLVVLSIFTGSGGIVELPSTTVLLAITGVALVIVAVLLVPPARRWAWNRASPILEQVWPRLSQMLGQPTRLALGLGGNVVMTLGYVLAFDAALAAFGRSLSLVDVAVIYLVGNALGAMMPTPGGLGGVEGALTAGLTAAGIPASIAFSVTILYRLVTYWGRVPIGWVAMRHLERKGDL, from the coding sequence ATGTCCGGAGCGAGCGCCGCTGGCCCAGTGCGCGACCCCGCGCACGACCCGGCGCCCCCCACGGGCCCGCTGCAGGCCCTGCTGGCCGGCGACGCCGCGGCGCAGGAGGAGTCGGCCGCGCTGGTCCGCGTCGTGGACACGCCGGAGTCCCGCGTGCGCCACCCGTCCGACCTGCTCGGGATGGTCGTCAGCGCGGTGGGCGTGACGCTCGTGCTGGTGCTCTCGGTCGTCGCGCACGCGACGACGGAGGGCGTCACGCAGGACGTCCAGGGCTTCAACACGCTGCTCGGGCGGATCCTGTTCGTGCCCGTCCAGCTGCTCGAGGGCCTGGTCGTGCTCTTCGTGCCCGCGGCCGTGCTCATCGAGCTCGGGGTGCGGCGGCTGGGGCGCCAGGTCGTCGAGTCGATCTGCGCCGCGGCGCTCGGGCTGCTGCTCGGCATCGTCGCGGGCGTGCTGGTGGTGCGGCTCGGCAGCGACGAGCTCGTGCGCGGCCTGTCGGTGTGGCGCGACGGCGGGTGGCGGCTCACGATCCCGGGCTACGTCGCCGCGATCGCCGGCCTGCTCACGACGGCCGGGCCGCGCACCCGACGGCGCACCGTGCGCTGGTCGTGGAACGTGCTGTACCTGGCGCTGTTCATCGTGCTCATCACGGGCCAGGTCGCGCTGCCCGGCATCCTGGTGGCGCTGCTGCTCGGCCGGCTCGCGGGCCAGGCCGTCCAGTACGTCTCGGGCGTGCGCAGCGAGCGCGCCTACGGCGCCGACCTCGTCGCGGCCGTCCGCCGGGCGGGCTTCCGCCCGACGGCGCTCGTGCGGGTGCGCGACGTGTCGGCCGCCGCGCAGCCCGAGCCGCTCGACGACGCCGTCACCTCCTACGACGCCGACGGCGAGGTGGCCGGCCGCACGACGCTCGGCAGCCTGCGCGCCCCCACGGCGCCGCCCCTGGGTCCCGCGCCGGACGCCGCGCCCGCGGACCCCGCGGCCGTCGCGCTCACGCGCGCGGGCGACAACCGCGTCTACGCGATGTTCGACGACGACGGGGTGCGCCGCGACGTCGTCGTGCTCGACGGCGACCGCCAGGTCATGGGCGCCGTGCAGCGCGTCTGGCGTGCGCTGCGGCTGCGCGGCTTCGAGGGCCGCGCCGCGATCTCGCTCAAGGCCGCGGCCGAGCGCACGGCCCTCCTGTCCTACGCCGCGGCCGCCGCCGGGGTGCGCACGCCGCGCCTGCTCGGCATCGGCGTCGCGGACGACTCCGTGGTCCTCGTGCAGGAGCACGCGCGCGGGGCCGTGTCCCTGCGCGACCTGCCCGACGACGAGCTCCAGGGCCCCCGCGGGGACGCGGTGCTCGCCCAGGCGTGGGAGCAGCTGCGCCGCGCGCACGCCGCCGGGGTCACGCACCACGCCCTGACGCCAGACGTCGTGCTCGTGAGCCGCGACGGCCGCGGCGACCCGCACGTGTGGCTCACCGGCTGGGAGCAGGGCGAGATCGCCTCGGGCGCGCTCTCGCGCCGCATGGACCTGACGCAGATGCTCGCGCTCCTCGCGCTGCGCGTGGGGCCGCGGCGCGCGATCGCGTCGGCCGTGCGCGCGCTGCCCGACGAGGACATCGCCGCGATCGGCCCGCTGCTGCAGTCGATCGCGCTGCCGACCGCCACGCGCGTCGAGGTCAGGCGCGATCGCGGCCTGCTCGACGAGCTGCGCGCCGCGCTCGTCGAGCGGCTGCCGCAGGCCGACGTGCAGCCCCAGAACATCACGCGCTTCGGCGCCCGCACCGTCGTCATGGTCACGCTGACGATCGTCGCGATCGCCGTCGTCGTCACGACCATGAACTTCGAGGAGATCGCGGAGGCGGTCAGCACGGCGAACCCGTGGTGGGTCGGCATCGCGTTCGCGCTCGGCGCGATCACGTGGCTCGGGGCGGCGCTGACCTTCGTGGCGTTCTCGCCCGAGCGTCTGCCGCTGTGGCGCGCGACCCTCACCCAGATGGCGGGCTCGTTCGTCGCGCTCGCCGCACCCGCGGGCATCGGCCCGGCCGCCCTCAACCTGCGCATGCTCACGCGCCGCGGCGTGACCACGCCCATGGCCGTCGCGACCGTCGGGCTGGTGCAGGTGTCGCAGTTCGTCGTGACGGTGCTGCTGCTCGTCGTGCTGTCGATCTTCACGGGGTCGGGCGGCATCGTCGAGCTCCCGTCCACGACGGTGCTCCTGGCGATCACCGGCGTCGCGCTCGTGATCGTCGCGGTCCTGCTCGTGCCGCCCGCACGGCGGTGGGCGTGGAACCGGGCCAGCCCGATCCTCGAGCAGGTGTGGCCGCGCCTGTCGCAGATGCTCGGCCAGCCGACGCGCCTCGCGCTCGGCCTCGGCGGCAACGTCGTCATGACCCTCGGCTACGTGCTGGCGTTCGACGCCGCGCTCGCCGCGTTCGGGCGGTCGCTGTCGCTCGTCGACGTCGCGGTCATCTACCTCGTGGGCAACGCGCTCGGCGCGATGATGCCGACCCCGGGCGGCCTGGGCGGTGTCGAGGGGGCGCTCACGGCCGGCCTCACCGCGGCCGGCATCCCGGCGTCGATCGCGTTCTCCGTGACGATCCTGTACCGCCTGGTGACGTACTGGGGCCGGGTCCCGATCGGCTGGGTCGCGATGCGCCACCTCGAGCGCAAGGGCGACCTGTAG
- a CDS encoding ABC transporter permease, translating into MTGSARRPVAATTSAGSALGRYVLVRFLLIIPTVFILVTTVFVLMRATGDPITASLGGRLTPAQLAERIAAAGYDRPILVQYWDYLTDVFSGDFGTTISDNRPVTEVLAQHGGATLELTLYAVLIAVVLGMPLGAVSAYFRDRAPDAVLRVLAILAYATPVFFAGLLLKLVFAVGLGWFPVAGRASTDAQIEMRFSGGTTGIYLIDAALTGQWWVVQDVLTHAVLPATALGLLTAGVFLRLVRTNMIGTLGTEYVDAARSRGVSEWRLVGAHAARPALIPVITVAGMQVAMLLVGAVLTETTFEWRGLGFQLAQYLTVRDFVAVQGIVVLMAVIVAVTNFVVDIVAALIDPRVRY; encoded by the coding sequence CTGACGGGGAGCGCTCGACGACCCGTGGCAGCGACGACCTCCGCGGGAAGCGCACTGGGACGCTACGTCCTGGTGCGCTTCCTGCTGATCATCCCGACCGTGTTCATCCTCGTGACCACGGTGTTCGTCCTCATGCGCGCGACCGGCGACCCGATCACCGCCTCGCTGGGCGGGCGGCTCACGCCCGCCCAGCTGGCGGAGCGCATCGCCGCGGCCGGCTACGACCGGCCGATCCTCGTGCAGTACTGGGACTACCTCACCGACGTCTTCAGCGGCGACTTCGGCACCACGATCAGCGACAACCGGCCCGTGACCGAGGTGCTCGCGCAGCACGGCGGCGCGACGCTCGAGCTCACGCTGTACGCGGTGCTGATCGCCGTCGTGCTCGGCATGCCGCTCGGCGCGGTGAGCGCGTACTTCCGCGACCGGGCGCCCGACGCCGTGCTGCGGGTCCTGGCGATCCTCGCCTACGCGACCCCGGTGTTCTTCGCGGGCCTGCTCCTGAAGCTGGTGTTCGCGGTCGGGCTCGGGTGGTTCCCCGTCGCGGGCCGCGCGTCGACCGACGCGCAGATCGAGATGCGGTTCTCGGGCGGGACGACGGGCATCTACCTCATCGACGCCGCCCTGACCGGGCAGTGGTGGGTCGTGCAGGACGTGCTCACGCACGCCGTGCTGCCCGCGACCGCGCTCGGCCTGCTCACCGCGGGCGTGTTCCTGCGGCTCGTGCGCACCAACATGATCGGCACGCTCGGCACCGAGTACGTCGACGCCGCGCGCTCGCGCGGCGTCTCCGAGTGGCGGCTCGTCGGCGCGCACGCGGCGCGCCCGGCGCTCATCCCGGTCATCACGGTCGCGGGCATGCAGGTCGCCATGCTGCTCGTCGGCGCGGTGCTCACCGAGACGACGTTCGAGTGGCGCGGCCTCGGCTTCCAGCTCGCGCAGTACCTCACGGTGCGCGACTTCGTCGCCGTGCAGGGGATCGTCGTGCTCATGGCCGTGATCGTCGCGGTGACGAACTTCGTCGTCGACATCGTCGCCGCGCTCATCGACCCGAGGGTGAGGTACTGA
- a CDS encoding ABC transporter permease, which translates to MAAPEITSVGTAGAAPEHLGGRGAWFKRLPVVRQVRHSVGLQRGMLLTGLGLTTFFVLVAAFAPLVAPYGPSQRRDAAGGFGTQQPPSAEHWFGTTVGGYDVLSRVVWGAQTAVLVVVVAVAASIVVGVLLGLVSGYFGGWADRVLVLVADAVYAFPSLLLAILLAIVISGGQSSLWGGVLAAALSITVVFVPQYFRVVRAEVVRVKAEAFVDAARVLGTPHRRIMTRHVLRNSVRTLPLIVTLNASEAILTLAGLGFLGFGIEPTQAAEWGYDLQRAVADVTSGIWWTALFPGMAIVVAALGMTLMGESLNDLADPRLRSRTRSAEVSGAVAATSVEATLPGRAAAAEKEDL; encoded by the coding sequence ATGGCCGCGCCGGAGATCACGAGCGTCGGCACCGCCGGCGCCGCGCCCGAGCACCTCGGCGGCCGGGGCGCGTGGTTCAAGCGGCTGCCCGTCGTGCGGCAGGTCCGGCACAGCGTCGGGCTGCAGCGTGGCATGCTGCTCACCGGCCTGGGCCTGACGACGTTCTTCGTGCTCGTCGCGGCGTTCGCGCCGCTCGTCGCGCCGTACGGCCCGTCGCAGCGCCGGGACGCCGCGGGCGGCTTCGGGACGCAGCAGCCGCCGTCGGCCGAGCACTGGTTCGGCACGACGGTCGGCGGCTACGACGTGCTCTCGCGCGTCGTGTGGGGTGCGCAGACGGCGGTGCTCGTCGTCGTCGTCGCGGTCGCGGCGTCGATCGTCGTCGGGGTGCTGCTCGGGCTCGTGTCCGGGTACTTCGGCGGCTGGGCCGACCGCGTGCTCGTGCTCGTCGCCGACGCCGTGTACGCGTTCCCGTCGCTGCTGCTCGCGATCCTGCTCGCCATCGTCATCTCGGGCGGGCAGTCGAGCCTGTGGGGCGGCGTGCTCGCCGCGGCGCTGTCGATCACCGTCGTGTTCGTGCCGCAGTACTTCCGCGTGGTGCGCGCTGAGGTCGTGCGGGTCAAGGCGGAGGCGTTCGTCGACGCCGCGCGCGTGCTCGGCACGCCGCACCGGCGCATCATGACGCGCCACGTGCTGCGCAACTCGGTGCGCACCCTGCCCCTCATCGTCACGCTCAACGCCTCGGAGGCGATCCTCACGCTCGCCGGGCTCGGGTTCCTGGGCTTCGGGATCGAGCCGACCCAGGCCGCCGAGTGGGGCTACGACCTGCAGCGCGCGGTCGCGGACGTGACGTCGGGGATCTGGTGGACGGCCCTGTTCCCGGGCATGGCGATCGTCGTCGCGGCCCTGGGCATGACGCTCATGGGCGAGTCGCTCAACGACCTCGCCGACCCCCGCCTGCGCTCGCGGACCCGGTCCGCCGAGGTGTCGGGAGCCGTCGCCGCGACGTCGGTCGAGGCGACCCTGCCGGGCCGGGCGGCCGCGGCCGAGAAGGAGGACCTGTGA
- a CDS encoding ABC transporter substrate-binding protein, with translation MRTIRSARRPVAAAGAAVVALALAACGGGSGNGGTGEGGGGGGGASGTLTVGTTEQITSLDPAGSYDNGSFAVMNQVYPFLMNSPYGTSEVEPDIAESAEFTAPTEYTVTLKEGLTFANGNELTASDVKFTFDRQVAIADENGPSSLLYNLDSVEVVDDLTVVFHLKSENDQIFPQILSSPVGPIVDEEVFSADAVTPDQEIVDGNAFAGQYAITQYAVNDLVQYKANPEYQGILGAPATETVNVKYYTDSSNLKLDVEQGNIDVAFRTLSATDVEDLRTKDTVKVVDGPGGEIRYLVFNFNTMPFGAETPEADEAKALAVRQAVAHLVDREAISEDVYKGTFTPLYSYVPEGLTGATESLKEKYGDGNGAPDPGKATEVLEAAGVETPVELNIQYVAERYGPSSGDEYAVIKEALEEGGLFTVNLQSTEWVQYSADRTADVYPIYQLGWFPDYSDADNYLTPFFLTENFLVNHYSNPQVDEMLLRQAVTTDPDERTALIEEIQDVLADDLSTIPYMQGAQVAVVGTDVEGAENTLDGSFKFRYGALSKG, from the coding sequence ATGAGGACAATCCGATCCGCTCGACGGCCGGTGGCCGCCGCCGGGGCAGCCGTGGTCGCGCTGGCGCTGGCCGCGTGCGGTGGCGGCTCGGGCAACGGGGGCACGGGCGAGGGCGGCGGCGGAGGCGGCGGCGCCTCGGGCACGCTGACCGTCGGCACGACCGAGCAGATCACGTCCCTGGACCCGGCCGGCTCGTACGACAACGGGTCGTTCGCCGTGATGAACCAGGTCTACCCGTTCCTCATGAACTCGCCGTACGGCACGTCGGAGGTCGAGCCGGACATCGCGGAGTCGGCCGAGTTCACCGCGCCGACCGAGTACACGGTGACCCTCAAGGAGGGTCTGACCTTCGCCAACGGCAACGAGCTCACTGCCTCGGACGTGAAGTTCACGTTCGACCGCCAGGTCGCGATCGCCGACGAGAACGGCCCCTCCTCGCTGCTGTACAACCTCGACAGCGTCGAGGTCGTGGACGACCTCACCGTCGTGTTCCACCTCAAGAGCGAGAACGACCAGATCTTCCCGCAGATCCTCTCCTCGCCGGTCGGCCCGATCGTCGACGAGGAGGTCTTCTCGGCCGACGCCGTCACGCCGGACCAGGAGATCGTGGACGGCAACGCGTTCGCCGGCCAGTACGCGATCACGCAGTACGCGGTTAACGACCTCGTCCAGTACAAGGCCAACCCGGAGTACCAGGGCATCCTGGGCGCCCCGGCGACGGAGACCGTCAACGTCAAGTACTACACGGACTCGTCGAACCTCAAGCTCGACGTCGAGCAGGGCAACATCGACGTCGCGTTCCGGACGCTGTCGGCGACCGACGTCGAGGACCTGCGCACCAAGGACACGGTCAAGGTCGTCGACGGGCCGGGCGGCGAGATCCGCTACCTCGTCTTCAACTTCAACACCATGCCGTTCGGGGCCGAGACCCCGGAGGCCGACGAGGCCAAGGCGCTCGCCGTGCGGCAGGCGGTCGCGCACCTCGTCGACCGCGAGGCGATCTCCGAGGACGTCTACAAGGGCACGTTCACGCCGCTGTACTCGTACGTCCCCGAGGGCCTGACCGGCGCGACCGAGTCGCTCAAGGAGAAGTACGGCGACGGCAACGGCGCGCCGGACCCGGGCAAGGCGACCGAGGTGCTCGAGGCCGCGGGCGTCGAGACGCCGGTCGAGCTCAACATCCAGTACGTGGCCGAGCGCTACGGCCCGTCGTCGGGCGACGAGTACGCGGTGATCAAGGAGGCGCTCGAGGAGGGCGGCCTGTTCACGGTCAACCTGCAGAGCACCGAGTGGGTCCAGTACTCGGCGGACCGCACGGCCGACGTGTACCCGATCTACCAGCTCGGCTGGTTCCCGGACTACTCCGACGCCGACAACTACCTGACGCCGTTCTTCCTCACGGAGAACTTCCTCGTCAACCACTACTCGAACCCGCAGGTGGACGAGATGCTGCTCCGCCAGGCCGTCACGACGGACCCCGACGAGCGCACCGCGCTCATCGAGGAGATCCAGGACGTGCTCGCGGACGACCTCTCGACCATCCCGTACATGCAGGGTGCGCAGGTCGCCGTCGTCGGCACGGACGTGGAGGGCGCCGAGAACACGCTCGACGGCTCCTTCAAGTTCCGCTACGGCGCGCTCAGCAAGGGCTGA